The following are from one region of the Bradyrhizobium sediminis genome:
- a CDS encoding helix-turn-helix domain-containing protein — translation MSIIGDDTGTRIARRLRLERDARGWSLADLAERSGVSKATISKIEREELSPTAVILVRLASAFDLTLAGLLVRAEGEGVQPLLSRAADQPVWHDPATGYSRKQVFARPDHPVEVIQVEMPAGKKVVLPASSYARIRQAVWVQSGQLVIIENGERNVLATGDCLGFGAPAETTFANETKSPCTYLVVLARS, via the coding sequence ATGTCTATTATAGGAGACGATACCGGCACCCGTATCGCGCGACGGCTTCGGCTGGAGCGGGATGCGCGGGGATGGTCGCTGGCGGACCTCGCCGAGCGGTCGGGGGTTTCCAAGGCGACCATCAGCAAGATCGAGCGCGAGGAATTGAGCCCCACCGCAGTGATCCTGGTGCGGCTGGCCAGCGCCTTCGACCTCACCCTCGCCGGGCTGCTGGTGCGCGCCGAGGGTGAAGGCGTCCAGCCGCTGCTGTCGCGCGCCGCCGACCAGCCGGTGTGGCACGATCCCGCCACGGGATATTCGCGCAAGCAGGTGTTCGCCCGGCCCGACCATCCGGTCGAGGTCATCCAGGTCGAAATGCCCGCCGGGAAGAAAGTGGTGCTGCCGGCCTCCTCCTACGCGCGGATCCGTCAGGCGGTCTGGGTGCAGTCGGGCCAACTCGTCATCATCGAGAACGGCGAACGCAATGTGCTGGCCACCGGCGACTGCCTCGGATTCGGCGCGCCCGCCGAGACCACCTTCGCCAACGAAACGAAATCCCCTTGCACCTATCTCGTCGTGCTCGCGCGGAGCTAG
- a CDS encoding alpha/beta fold hydrolase produces the protein MQKLHVNGYDMAYLEVGEGPPLVCVHGSLCDFRIWSAVLGPLSRRHRVIAVSLRHFFPEHWDGVGDTYSIAQHVHDVTAFIEKLDTRPVDLMGHSRGGHISFRVAQRRPDLLRRLILAEPGGELDASLDPAFKPGPSPLAARFAVSAEKIAAGDIDGGLAYFMDTLEGPGAWNRLPATPKQLLRDNAMTLIGQVRDERPPFSRADAEAIRTPTLFIGGAKTKGALPQVLHTLAAHVKGSKTAVIPGATHPMFEQAPQKYCEIVLEFLAAS, from the coding sequence ATGCAAAAGCTGCACGTCAATGGATACGACATGGCCTATCTCGAGGTCGGCGAGGGCCCGCCGCTGGTGTGCGTACACGGTTCGCTGTGCGATTTCCGGATCTGGTCGGCGGTGCTCGGACCGCTGTCGCGAAGACATCGCGTGATCGCGGTGTCGTTGCGGCATTTCTTTCCCGAGCATTGGGACGGCGTCGGTGACACCTATTCGATCGCGCAGCATGTCCACGACGTCACCGCCTTCATCGAGAAGCTGGACACCAGGCCGGTCGACCTGATGGGGCATTCGCGCGGCGGGCATATCTCGTTTCGGGTCGCGCAGCGCCGGCCCGACCTGTTGCGCCGGCTGATCCTGGCCGAACCCGGCGGCGAGCTCGACGCCTCACTCGATCCGGCCTTCAAGCCCGGGCCCTCGCCGCTGGCGGCACGGTTCGCGGTATCGGCCGAGAAAATCGCGGCCGGCGATATCGACGGCGGGCTGGCCTATTTCATGGATACGCTGGAAGGCCCCGGCGCCTGGAACCGGCTGCCCGCGACGCCGAAGCAGTTGCTGCGCGACAATGCGATGACGCTGATCGGCCAGGTCAGGGACGAGCGCCCGCCGTTCTCGAGAGCCGACGCGGAAGCGATCAGGACGCCGACGCTGTTCATCGGCGGCGCTAAAACCAAGGGCGCGCTGCCGCAGGTGCTGCACACTCTGGCGGCGCATGTGAAGGGTTCGAAGACGGCTGTCATCCCGGGCGCCACGCACCCGATGTTCGAACAGGCGCCGCAAAAATATTGCGAGATCGTGCTGGAGTTTCTGGCAGCGAGCTGA
- a CDS encoding methylated-DNA--[protein]-cysteine S-methyltransferase has translation MTGHTFAIFDTAIGRCGIVWRARGINGVQLPMGSEDKTRIRIRQSHGDIAEAPPPAEVQRAIDGIVELLAGKPNDLTDIVLDLDGVPEFNRGVYDIARTIPPGKTMTYGDIARRLGGVELSRDVGQALGRNPCPVVVPCHRVLAAGGKPGGFSANGGVVTKLKMLAIEGAVVNHTPSLFD, from the coding sequence ATGACCGGTCACACTTTTGCAATCTTCGACACAGCGATCGGCCGCTGCGGCATCGTATGGCGCGCGCGCGGCATCAATGGGGTGCAGCTGCCGATGGGCAGCGAAGACAAGACCCGCATCCGGATCCGCCAGAGCCACGGCGATATCGCGGAGGCGCCGCCGCCGGCGGAAGTGCAACGCGCGATCGACGGCATCGTCGAACTGCTCGCGGGCAAGCCGAACGATCTCACGGACATCGTGCTCGATCTCGACGGCGTTCCCGAATTCAACCGCGGCGTCTACGACATCGCGCGCACCATCCCGCCGGGCAAGACCATGACCTATGGTGATATCGCCAGGCGGCTCGGCGGGGTCGAGCTGTCGCGCGACGTCGGCCAGGCGCTCGGCCGCAATCCCTGTCCGGTCGTGGTGCCGTGCCACCGCGTGCTCGCCGCCGGCGGCAAGCCCGGCGGCTTCTCCGCCAACGGCGGCGTGGTGACGAAACTGAAAATGCTCGCGATCGAAGGCGCGGTGGTCAATCACACGCCGAGTCTGTTCGACTAA
- a CDS encoding MBL fold metallo-hydrolase: protein MSLKFTVGDLTIHRIIEQETSFLPALDMFPALTPEQLAENRAWMREAGALDVGDTLILCFQSYVVKTPHHTILVDSCIGNDKPRPLRPKWNMKTDNGYMRALASAGFSVDDIDFVMCTHLHVDHVGWNTRLENGRWLPTFPNARYVFGKSEFDYWTEQNAKAEVPPFADSVLPVVAARQAEMVRDDYEIGDHLRILPTPGHTPGHMAFAFGRGRDLAVVSGDLMHTPLQTRYPELSPRFDVDAAQAAKTRRAFLERYCDTDTLCCTAHFPSPSTGKIRRSGKGFTCEAM, encoded by the coding sequence ATGAGCCTGAAGTTCACCGTCGGCGATCTCACCATCCATCGCATCATCGAGCAGGAAACCAGCTTCCTGCCGGCGCTGGACATGTTTCCGGCACTGACGCCGGAGCAGCTTGCAGAGAACCGGGCGTGGATGCGAGAGGCCGGCGCGCTCGACGTCGGGGACACGCTGATCCTGTGTTTCCAGTCCTACGTGGTGAAGACGCCGCATCACACTATCCTGGTCGACAGCTGCATCGGCAACGACAAGCCGCGGCCGCTGCGGCCGAAATGGAACATGAAGACCGACAACGGGTACATGCGGGCGCTGGCTTCGGCCGGCTTTTCGGTCGACGACATCGACTTCGTGATGTGCACGCATCTGCATGTCGATCACGTCGGCTGGAACACGCGGCTAGAGAACGGCCGCTGGCTGCCGACCTTTCCGAACGCGCGCTACGTGTTCGGCAAAAGCGAGTTCGATTACTGGACCGAGCAGAACGCCAAGGCGGAAGTGCCGCCGTTTGCCGACAGCGTGCTGCCGGTGGTCGCGGCCAGGCAGGCCGAGATGGTGCGCGACGATTACGAGATCGGCGATCATCTGCGCATCCTGCCGACGCCGGGCCATACGCCGGGGCACATGGCATTCGCCTTCGGCCGCGGCAGGGATCTCGCCGTCGTCAGCGGCGACCTGATGCACACCCCGCTGCAGACACGCTACCCGGAACTGTCGCCGAGATTCGACGTCGATGCGGCACAGGCGGCGAAGACGCGGCGCGCTTTCCTGGAGCGCTATTGCGATACCGATACGCTGTGCTGCACCGCGCATTTCCCTTCGCCGTCCACCGGGAAGATCCGCCGCTCGGGCAAGGGTTTTACCTGCGAGGCAATGTAG
- a CDS encoding glutathione S-transferase family protein has protein sequence MKLSFSPASPFARKVRIAAIELGLIDRIEFIPATVVPGQPNDEYSKITPLKKLPVLILDNGDVILDSYVIVEYLDELAGGGKLIPASGPMRWKVKTEHSMLQGMLDSMLLCRYENLVRPEPLRWQAWADDHWARAWNGMARFEKQAETLSRPLDIAQIALACVLGYADFRFADCGWRKAFPKLDAFHQKMLERPSVKISLPPPA, from the coding sequence ATGAAACTCTCCTTCTCCCCGGCCTCGCCGTTCGCCCGCAAGGTGCGCATCGCCGCGATCGAACTCGGGCTGATCGATAGAATCGAATTCATTCCGGCGACCGTGGTGCCGGGCCAGCCCAATGACGAATATTCGAAGATCACGCCGCTGAAGAAGCTGCCGGTCCTGATCCTCGACAACGGCGACGTGATCCTCGATTCGTATGTCATCGTCGAATATCTCGACGAGCTGGCCGGCGGCGGCAAGCTGATCCCGGCTTCAGGGCCGATGCGCTGGAAGGTAAAGACCGAGCACTCCATGCTGCAGGGCATGCTCGATTCGATGCTGCTGTGCCGCTACGAGAACCTGGTGCGGCCGGAGCCGCTGCGCTGGCAGGCGTGGGCCGACGACCACTGGGCCCGGGCCTGGAACGGCATGGCGCGATTCGAGAAGCAGGCGGAGACGCTGTCGCGCCCGCTCGACATCGCGCAGATCGCGCTCGCTTGCGTGCTCGGCTATGCCGATTTCCGCTTCGCCGATTGCGGCTGGCGCAAGGCGTTTCCGAAACTCGACGCCTTCCACCAGAAGATGCTGGAGCGGCCGTCGGTGAAGATCTCGCTGCCGCCGCCGGCCTGA